A genomic segment from Pediococcus acidilactici encodes:
- the rpmD gene encoding 50S ribosomal protein L30: MSQLKVTLIKSAAHRLPKQRKIVKELGLGRVNSSVVLPNNEATRGAIFHIAHLIEVEEVK; encoded by the coding sequence ATGTCACAATTAAAAGTTACATTAATTAAAAGTGCCGCACATCGCCTCCCTAAACAAAGAAAAATTGTTAAGGAATTAGGTCTTGGCCGGGTTAACAGTTCGGTTGTCCTACCTAACAATGAGGCAACTCGTGGAGCAATTTTCCACATTGCACACTTAATCGAAGTCGAAGAAGTAAAATAA
- the rplQ gene encoding 50S ribosomal protein L17 gives MSYRKLGRTSSQRKALLRDLTTELIVNEKIVTTEARAKEVRSTTEKMITLGKRGDLHARRQAAAFVRNVVADVTEDGEDVKVSSALQKLFAELAPRYADRNGGYTRIYKTMPRRGDGAPMVVLELVD, from the coding sequence ATGAGTTATCGTAAATTAGGTCGTACAAGCTCCCAACGTAAAGCGTTGCTTCGCGATCTTACAACAGAATTAATTGTTAATGAAAAGATCGTTACAACTGAAGCCCGTGCTAAGGAAGTACGTTCTACAACTGAAAAAATGATTACATTGGGTAAGCGTGGCGACTTACATGCCCGTCGTCAAGCTGCAGCATTTGTTCGTAACGTCGTTGCTGATGTTACAGAAGATGGTGAAGATGTTAAAGTTTCTTCAGCACTTCAAAAATTATTTGCTGAATTGGCTCCACGTTATGCTGATCGTAATGGTGGATATACTCGTATCTACAAAACGATGCCACGCCGCGGAGACGGTGCCCCAATGGTTGTCTTAGAATTAGTTGACTAA
- a CDS encoding energy-coupling factor ABC transporter ATP-binding protein has protein sequence MSIKFKSVSYVYQAHTPFENLSLKDVNLTIPTGSYTAIIGHTGSGKSTLIQHVNGLLKPTTGTVEVDNQVIDATTKNKALVALRQHVGIVFQFPESQLFAETVLDDVKFGPLNFGLSDAEATQRAQQALAKVHMPESTWQKSPFELSGGQMRRVAIAGILATNPAILILDEPTAGLDPQGRTEMMELFAELHDQEHLTILLVTHQMDDVANYADQVVVMDDGQIIKVGSPRTVFSAPEWLLEHQLGLPQVTEFAQRLMQRGFHFDPVPLQMGELIEQLKQNGGRARE, from the coding sequence ATGTCAATTAAGTTCAAATCAGTAAGTTACGTTTACCAAGCCCATACTCCTTTTGAAAATCTGTCGTTAAAGGACGTTAATTTAACGATTCCTACTGGTTCATATACCGCAATCATTGGCCACACCGGTAGTGGAAAGTCGACGTTGATTCAGCACGTTAATGGTTTATTAAAGCCAACGACGGGGACGGTTGAGGTTGATAATCAAGTAATTGATGCAACCACAAAAAATAAGGCGCTGGTGGCTCTAAGGCAGCACGTGGGAATTGTTTTTCAATTTCCCGAAAGTCAGTTATTTGCGGAAACCGTACTGGACGACGTTAAATTTGGTCCGTTAAACTTTGGACTAAGCGATGCGGAGGCGACCCAACGAGCTCAGCAGGCGCTAGCAAAGGTACACATGCCCGAAAGCACTTGGCAAAAATCACCTTTTGAATTATCGGGTGGACAAATGCGCCGGGTGGCAATTGCTGGAATTTTAGCAACTAATCCAGCAATCTTAATTTTGGACGAGCCCACGGCAGGTCTGGATCCGCAGGGGCGGACTGAAATGATGGAGCTTTTTGCGGAATTACATGATCAAGAACACTTAACAATCTTGTTAGTGACCCACCAGATGGATGACGTTGCCAACTATGCCGATCAGGTTGTGGTAATGGATGACGGACAAATTATTAAAGTGGGGAGTCCCCGGACCGTTTTCAGCGCTCCAGAGTGGTTATTAGAACACCAGTTAGGGTTGCCCCAGGTTACGGAGTTTGCCCAACGGTTAATGCAACGCGGATTCCACTTCGACCCAGTTCCTCTGCAAATGGGCGAACTAATTGAACAACTTAAGCAGAACGGGGGACGTGCACGTGAATAA
- the rpsK gene encoding 30S ribosomal protein S11, whose product MATKRNTRKRRVKKNIESGVAHIHSTFNNTLVMITDPQGNAVAWSSAGALGFKGSRKSTPFAAQMASEAAAKAAMEHGMKNVEVAVKGPGSGREAAIRALQATGLEVSAIRDVTPVPHNGSRPPKRRRV is encoded by the coding sequence ATGGCAACGAAAAGAAATACTCGTAAGCGTCGAGTAAAAAAGAATATTGAATCTGGAGTAGCTCATATCCATTCAACATTCAACAATACTCTGGTTATGATTACAGACCCTCAAGGTAACGCAGTTGCTTGGTCATCTGCTGGTGCACTTGGCTTCAAGGGTAGTCGTAAGTCGACTCCATTTGCTGCTCAAATGGCTTCAGAAGCTGCTGCAAAGGCTGCTATGGAACATGGTATGAAGAATGTTGAAGTTGCTGTTAAGGGACCTGGTTCTGGTCGTGAAGCTGCAATTCGTGCTCTCCAAGCAACTGGGCTTGAAGTAAGCGCAATTCGTGATGTTACACCAGTTCCTCATAACGGATCTCGTCCTCCAAAGCGCCGTCGTGTATAG
- the secY gene encoding preprotein translocase subunit SecY, producing the protein MFSTVINALKVKDIRHKIFFTLGILIVFRLGSYITVPGVNAHALQSISSSGLVGILNTFSGGGLTNYSIFAMGVSPYITAQIIVQLLQMDIVPKFVEWSKQGEVGRRKLNQATRWLTIVLAFAQSIGITAGFNYLSQMNLVETPNVHTFLTIGLILTAGTMLTTWLGDMITERGIGQGVSMIIFAGIIARTPTGIQQIYTEQFVNTPKSQWGQSFLYVGLILLAVLAIVIFVTWVQQASRKIPIQYTRRASGASDSSYLPLKVNVAGVIPVIFASSFISTPQTILMAFASSHSEDDWYNVLTNVFNMQTTDGAILYTVLIVLFTFFYAFVQVNPEKLAENLQKQGSYIPGVWPGKKTQSYVSSLLIRLSVVGALFLGLVALIPLLASNIFGLDESIGLGGTSLLIVVGVAIQLFDQLEGLMMKREYIGFIRN; encoded by the coding sequence ATGTTTTCAACCGTCATCAATGCTTTAAAAGTGAAAGATATCCGACATAAGATTTTTTTCACGCTTGGTATTTTGATTGTATTTCGGTTAGGATCATACATCACCGTTCCGGGAGTAAATGCGCATGCGTTGCAAAGCATTTCCTCTTCGGGGCTAGTTGGAATTCTTAATACCTTTAGTGGTGGCGGATTGACAAACTACTCCATTTTCGCAATGGGAGTTTCTCCATACATTACGGCACAAATTATTGTTCAATTGTTACAAATGGACATTGTTCCAAAATTTGTGGAGTGGAGTAAGCAAGGTGAGGTTGGTCGTCGGAAGCTTAATCAAGCAACCCGGTGGTTAACAATCGTCCTTGCTTTTGCGCAATCAATCGGAATCACTGCTGGTTTTAACTACTTAAGTCAAATGAATTTAGTTGAAACACCAAACGTACACACCTTCTTAACCATTGGGTTGATTTTAACAGCGGGAACGATGTTAACAACTTGGTTAGGAGATATGATTACGGAACGTGGTATCGGTCAGGGGGTTTCAATGATCATCTTCGCAGGGATCATTGCCCGGACACCGACTGGAATTCAACAAATTTATACTGAACAGTTTGTTAATACGCCGAAAAGTCAGTGGGGTCAAAGCTTCTTGTATGTAGGATTAATTTTACTTGCTGTTTTAGCCATTGTTATTTTTGTAACTTGGGTACAACAAGCAAGCCGTAAAATTCCGATTCAATATACACGACGGGCTTCGGGCGCATCTGACAGCAGTTACTTACCATTAAAAGTTAACGTTGCGGGAGTTATTCCGGTAATTTTTGCTAGTTCGTTTATTTCGACTCCACAGACCATCCTGATGGCGTTTGCCTCATCTCATTCCGAAGATGATTGGTACAATGTCTTGACCAACGTGTTTAATATGCAAACCACGGATGGCGCAATCTTATACACCGTGTTGATCGTCTTGTTCACGTTCTTCTACGCATTTGTTCAGGTTAATCCCGAGAAATTAGCGGAGAATTTACAAAAACAAGGCAGTTACATTCCAGGTGTTTGGCCTGGAAAGAAAACGCAAAGCTACGTTTCGAGTCTTTTGATTCGATTGAGCGTCGTCGGAGCACTTTTCTTAGGTTTAGTTGCGTTAATTCCGTTACTTGCATCGAACATCTTTGGTTTAGACGAATCAATCGGATTAGGTGGTACAAGCCTACTAATCGTGGTCGGAGTTGCAATTCAGTTGTTTGACCAACTTGAAGGTCTAATGATGAAACGAGAATACATCGGGTTTATTCGTAACTAA
- the infA gene encoding translation initiation factor IF-1 gives MAKDNVIEIEGKVKETMPNAMFKVELENGHEILAHVSGKIRMHYIKILPGDRVTVEMSPYDLTKGRITYRFK, from the coding sequence GTGGCTAAAGATAATGTCATTGAAATTGAGGGCAAAGTCAAAGAAACTATGCCTAATGCGATGTTTAAAGTAGAACTTGAAAATGGTCATGAAATTCTTGCCCACGTTTCGGGTAAGATTCGGATGCATTACATCAAGATTCTACCTGGGGATCGGGTTACGGTTGAGATGTCGCCGTACGATCTTACCAAGGGTCGCATTACCTATCGTTTCAAATAA
- the rpmJ gene encoding 50S ribosomal protein L36 has translation MKVRPSVKPMCEHCKIIKRKGRVMVICSANPKHKQRQGK, from the coding sequence ATGAAGGTACGTCCATCAGTTAAGCCAATGTGTGAACATTGCAAGATCATTAAACGTAAAGGACGCGTTATGGTAATTTGCTCAGCAAATCCTAAGCACAAACAGCGTCAAGGAAAATAA
- a CDS encoding energy-coupling factor transporter transmembrane protein EcfT, which produces MNKILFGRYIPGHSFIHRMDPRAKLILSLVYIVAVFLANSWAAYLASFVLAMVIIAASAIGPRFFWDGVKPLIGVILLTMIIQVFFGVGGHVYWHWGILSITSNGLLNAVYIAIRFILIILVSTVLTLTTSPLEISGAIEAIFMPLKKIHFPVYEMALMLSIALRFVPTLIDETEKILNAQRSRGADFSSGSILVRLKKLVAILIPLFESAFSRAEELATAMESRGYQGGEGRSKYRVLNYTKNDIIGTITMLLAAVVIIALRR; this is translated from the coding sequence GTGAATAAGATTTTATTTGGGCGGTACATTCCCGGACATTCTTTTATCCACCGGATGGATCCGCGTGCTAAGTTAATTTTAAGTTTGGTATACATTGTCGCCGTATTTCTTGCCAATAGTTGGGCCGCTTACCTAGCAAGCTTTGTTTTAGCAATGGTGATTATCGCGGCCTCGGCAATTGGTCCACGTTTCTTTTGGGACGGGGTAAAGCCGTTAATTGGGGTCATTTTACTGACGATGATTATCCAGGTGTTCTTTGGTGTCGGGGGTCACGTCTACTGGCATTGGGGAATTCTGTCCATAACCAGCAACGGTCTTTTAAACGCCGTGTACATTGCAATTCGGTTTATTTTAATTATTTTAGTTTCTACCGTACTTACGCTGACGACCTCGCCCTTGGAAATTTCAGGGGCAATTGAAGCCATTTTTATGCCACTAAAGAAGATTCACTTCCCGGTTTACGAAATGGCACTAATGCTGTCGATTGCCTTGCGCTTTGTACCAACTCTAATTGATGAAACGGAAAAAATCTTAAATGCGCAGCGATCCCGGGGGGCTGATTTTAGCTCTGGGTCGATTTTGGTGCGTTTAAAGAAGCTCGTGGCCATCCTCATTCCACTATTTGAAAGTGCCTTTAGCCGGGCCGAGGAGCTCGCTACGGCGATGGAATCGCGCGGATACCAAGGTGGAGAAGGGCGCAGCAAGTATCGGGTTTTAAATTATACAAAAAATGATATTATCGGGACGATAACGATGCTGCTTGCGGCAGTAGTGATTATCGCCCTTAGAAGATGA
- the rplR gene encoding 50S ribosomal protein L18, with translation MISKPDKNKKRQRRHARIRSKISGTAECPRLNVYRSNKNIYAQVIDDVAGVTLVSASTLDSEVSGGSKTEAAAQVGALVAKRAVEKKIENVVFDRGGYLYHGRVQALAEAARENGLKF, from the coding sequence TTGATTTCAAAACCAGATAAGAATAAGAAACGTCAACGTCGTCACGCACGTATTCGTTCAAAAATCTCTGGTACTGCAGAGTGCCCACGCTTAAATGTATATCGTTCTAACAAAAACATCTACGCTCAAGTAATTGATGACGTAGCGGGTGTAACGCTAGTTAGTGCCTCAACATTAGATAGCGAAGTTTCAGGTGGCTCAAAGACTGAAGCTGCTGCACAAGTTGGTGCTTTGGTTGCCAAGAGAGCTGTTGAAAAGAAAATCGAAAATGTCGTTTTTGATCGTGGTGGCTACCTCTACCATGGTCGTGTGCAAGCTTTAGCTGAAGCTGCTCGCGAAAACGGACTTAAATTTTAA
- a CDS encoding energy-coupling factor transporter ATPase produces the protein MENIIEVKHLTYKYANNGDKKALDDVSVAIQKGTWTAIVGHNGSGKSTLARTIDGLMSFREGTVTVAGIPLNEDTVWDVRKKIGMIFQNPDNQFVGATVEDDVAFGLENLGIPTAEMHQIVERVLTQVRMSDFKSRQPDQLSGGQKQRVAIAGVLATKPEIMILDEATSMLDPQGRTEIIQLINQVHQQQDLTVLSITHDVSEAMLADQVIVLNDGKVVTTGTPQAVFADNQLLEQTGLEKPFSGQLYDELVAHGFKVPPTLKMDEAKLEEWVCQLSSNQ, from the coding sequence GTGGAAAACATTATTGAAGTAAAACATCTTACGTATAAATACGCTAATAACGGTGATAAAAAAGCACTGGATGATGTCTCGGTCGCTATTCAAAAAGGAACGTGGACGGCAATTGTTGGGCATAACGGGAGCGGTAAAAGTACCTTAGCCCGTACAATTGACGGCTTAATGTCGTTTCGGGAAGGCACGGTTACGGTAGCCGGAATTCCCCTTAATGAGGATACGGTATGGGACGTCAGAAAAAAGATTGGCATGATTTTTCAGAATCCAGACAACCAGTTTGTTGGCGCCACGGTGGAAGATGACGTGGCTTTTGGACTGGAAAACTTAGGGATTCCCACTGCAGAAATGCATCAGATTGTTGAGCGGGTGCTTACTCAGGTGCGGATGAGTGACTTTAAGTCCCGGCAGCCTGACCAGTTGTCTGGTGGGCAAAAGCAGCGGGTGGCGATTGCCGGAGTGTTGGCGACTAAACCGGAAATTATGATTTTGGACGAGGCCACCAGCATGCTTGATCCGCAGGGGCGCACGGAAATTATTCAACTAATCAATCAAGTGCACCAACAACAAGATTTAACCGTCCTTTCAATTACCCACGACGTTAGCGAAGCGATGCTAGCCGATCAGGTGATTGTGTTAAATGATGGTAAAGTAGTGACTACGGGGACCCCTCAAGCGGTTTTCGCGGATAATCAACTTTTAGAACAGACTGGATTAGAAAAGCCCTTTAGTGGTCAGCTTTATGACGAGCTTGTGGCCCACGGGTTTAAAGTGCCGCCAACATTAAAGATGGACGAAGCTAAATTGGAGGAATGGGTATGTCAATTAAGTTCAAATCAGTAA
- the rplO gene encoding 50S ribosomal protein L15, which translates to MKLNELKPSEGSRTSRKRIGRGDSSGNGKTAGRGQKGQKARGKVRLGFEGGQMPLYRRIPKRGFTNINRKEYAIVNLDALNVFDEGAEITPEALLKAGIIKKQLSGVKILGNGEVSKKFTVKAQKFSASAVKAIEAAGGKTEVI; encoded by the coding sequence ATGAAGTTGAATGAATTAAAGCCTAGCGAAGGCTCACGGACTAGCCGCAAGCGTATCGGCCGTGGTGATTCAAGCGGTAACGGTAAGACAGCTGGTCGTGGTCAAAAGGGACAAAAGGCACGTGGAAAAGTTCGTTTAGGTTTTGAAGGTGGCCAAATGCCTCTTTACCGTCGGATTCCAAAACGTGGTTTCACAAACATTAACCGCAAAGAATACGCAATTGTTAATCTTGATGCACTTAACGTATTTGACGAAGGTGCTGAAATTACACCAGAAGCATTGCTTAAGGCTGGTATCATCAAGAAACAACTTAGCGGTGTTAAGATTCTCGGTAATGGTGAAGTTTCAAAGAAATTCACTGTTAAAGCTCAAAAATTCTCTGCGAGTGCTGTAAAGGCAATCGAAGCTGCTGGTGGTAAGACCGAGGTGATTTAA
- a CDS encoding DNA-directed RNA polymerase subunit alpha: MIEFEKPKIHKIDENDNYGRFVIEPLERGYGTTLGNSLRRILLSSLPGAAITSVQIDNVLHEFSTIEGVVEDVTQIILNLKKVSLKIESDDEKTLDINVVGPANVTAGDIMGDGDVTVLNPDSPICTVAEGATFHAVLTADTGRGYTSADENKARKADMPIGVLPIDSIYTPIERVNYQVEKTRVGQRDDYDKLTLDIWTDGSITPSEATSLSAKILTEHLAIFVNLNDQAKETEIMVEKEETHKEKMLEMTIEELDLSVRSYNCLKRAGINSVQELTDRTEAQMMKVRNLGRKSLVEIQEKLNALGLSFRSED; encoded by the coding sequence ATGATCGAATTTGAGAAGCCAAAAATTCATAAAATTGACGAAAATGACAATTATGGCCGATTTGTTATTGAACCCTTAGAACGGGGATATGGTACAACGCTTGGTAATTCACTTCGTCGAATCCTATTATCGTCGCTTCCAGGAGCAGCGATTACTAGTGTTCAAATTGATAACGTGTTACACGAATTCTCCACTATTGAAGGTGTTGTAGAAGACGTTACGCAAATCATTTTGAACCTTAAGAAGGTTTCCTTAAAGATTGAATCTGACGACGAAAAGACGTTAGATATCAATGTGGTGGGACCTGCCAACGTTACTGCTGGTGATATTATGGGAGACGGTGATGTTACGGTTCTCAATCCAGATTCACCAATTTGTACTGTTGCAGAAGGGGCGACATTCCATGCCGTTTTAACTGCTGATACTGGCCGTGGATATACTTCTGCGGACGAAAACAAGGCTCGAAAGGCGGATATGCCAATTGGCGTATTGCCAATCGATTCTATTTATACCCCAATTGAACGTGTTAATTATCAAGTTGAAAAAACTCGTGTTGGTCAACGAGATGACTACGATAAACTTACGCTCGATATTTGGACTGATGGTTCGATCACTCCTAGTGAGGCAACAAGTTTATCTGCTAAAATTTTAACTGAACACCTTGCTATCTTTGTAAACCTTAATGACCAGGCTAAAGAGACTGAAATTATGGTGGAAAAAGAAGAAACTCACAAGGAAAAAATGCTTGAAATGACAATCGAAGAGTTAGATCTTTCGGTTCGCTCATACAATTGCTTAAAACGAGCAGGTATTAACAGTGTTCAAGAATTAACTGATCGCACTGAGGCTCAAATGATGAAAGTTCGTAACCTTGGACGTAAATCACTAGTTGAAATCCAAGAAAAACTGAATGCTTTGGGCTTGAGTTTCCGTTCAGAAGACTAA
- a CDS encoding adenylate kinase: MTKLNLVLMGLPGAGKGTQAQKIIEDFKIPHISTGDIFREAMKNETEMGIEAKKFIDKGELVPDSVTNGIVEDRLAMDDVNDGFMLDGFPRNLEQAKALDEMTSRLNKPLTAVINIHVEPEVLVERLSGRFICKNCGATYHKLYNPPKVEGTCDVCGHHEFYQREDDKPETVKNRIAVNTKLNAPLIDYYEEKHLLYNINGDQDINDVYSEVKKVLEAL, translated from the coding sequence ATGACTAAATTAAACCTCGTTTTGATGGGTTTGCCTGGTGCTGGTAAAGGTACCCAAGCTCAAAAAATTATTGAGGATTTTAAAATTCCGCACATCTCCACTGGTGACATTTTCCGTGAAGCAATGAAAAATGAAACCGAAATGGGGATTGAAGCTAAAAAGTTCATCGATAAGGGTGAGCTAGTTCCCGATAGTGTAACTAACGGGATTGTCGAAGATCGTCTAGCAATGGACGATGTCAATGATGGTTTTATGCTTGATGGTTTCCCTCGGAATCTTGAACAAGCTAAGGCGTTAGACGAAATGACATCTCGCTTAAATAAACCATTGACGGCAGTGATCAACATTCATGTTGAACCTGAAGTCTTGGTTGAAAGACTATCTGGCAGATTTATTTGTAAGAATTGTGGAGCTACTTATCATAAGCTCTACAATCCACCAAAGGTTGAAGGAACTTGTGATGTTTGCGGACATCATGAATTCTATCAACGTGAGGACGACAAGCCAGAAACGGTAAAAAATCGAATTGCCGTTAACACAAAACTTAACGCGCCTTTGATTGATTACTATGAAGAAAAGCATCTCCTTTACAATATTAATGGCGATCAGGATATCAACGATGTTTATTCTGAAGTCAAAAAAGTATTAGAGGCTCTCTAA
- the rpsM gene encoding 30S ribosomal protein S13 produces the protein MARIAGVDLPRDKRIVIGLTYIYGIGNTTAQKILKDADVSEDVRVRDLTADQEDKIRAEVDKYLVEGDLRRTVSLNIKRLQEIGSYRGMRHRRGLPVRGQHTKNNARTRKGKKVSIAGRKK, from the coding sequence ATGGCCCGTATTGCAGGTGTTGATTTACCACGTGACAAGCGTATTGTCATCGGTTTGACATATATTTACGGTATTGGTAACACTACCGCTCAAAAAATCTTAAAGGACGCAGATGTTTCTGAAGATGTTCGCGTTCGCGATTTAACAGCAGATCAAGAAGACAAGATTCGTGCAGAAGTAGACAAGTATCTTGTTGAAGGTGATCTTCGTCGTACAGTTAGTCTCAATATCAAACGTCTCCAAGAAATCGGTTCATACCGTGGTATGCGTCATCGTCGTGGTTTGCCAGTTCGTGGACAACACACGAAGAATAACGCTCGGACACGTAAAGGTAAGAAAGTTTCTATCGCAGGTAGAAAAAAATAA
- the rpsE gene encoding 30S ribosomal protein S5: MSKFIDPEKLELEDRVVAINRVTKVVKGGRRLRFAALVVVGDKNGHVGFGTGKAQEVPEAIRKAVETARKSLIEVPIVGTTLPHEAIGVYGGGRILMKPAAEGSGVTAGGAVRAVMELAGVDDVTSKRLGSNTPVNVIRATFEGLKSMRNAEEVAALRGVSVDHLAE; encoded by the coding sequence ATGTCTAAGTTTATCGATCCAGAAAAATTGGAATTGGAAGACCGCGTAGTTGCTATCAACCGGGTTACAAAGGTTGTTAAAGGTGGACGTCGTCTTCGTTTTGCTGCTTTAGTCGTTGTTGGTGACAAGAACGGTCATGTTGGTTTTGGTACTGGTAAAGCTCAAGAAGTTCCAGAAGCAATCCGTAAAGCAGTTGAAACTGCACGTAAGAGTTTGATCGAAGTTCCAATCGTTGGAACAACTCTCCCTCACGAAGCCATCGGTGTTTACGGTGGTGGACGGATTCTGATGAAACCAGCTGCCGAAGGTTCTGGGGTTACTGCTGGTGGTGCTGTTCGTGCCGTTATGGAATTAGCCGGTGTTGATGATGTTACAAGTAAGCGTTTGGGTTCAAACACTCCAGTTAACGTTATCCGTGCTACTTTCGAAGGTCTTAAGAGCATGCGTAATGCAGAAGAAGTTGCTGCCCTACGTGGGGTTTCAGTCGATCATTTAGCTGAATAA